A single genomic interval of Camelina sativa cultivar DH55 chromosome 11, Cs, whole genome shotgun sequence harbors:
- the LOC104727803 gene encoding LOW QUALITY PROTEIN: cysteine-rich receptor-like protein kinase 22 (The sequence of the model RefSeq protein was modified relative to this genomic sequence to represent the inferred CDS: inserted 1 base in 1 codon): MKQRSFLAXLLSFGVASVSAQTCIQNRKSFIPNGTYDSIRRLILSSLPSDAASQDGFYYGSIGEEPNRVYALGMCIPGSTPSDCSNCLKGAAGWLIQDCVNQTDAYYWALDPTLCLVRYSNISFSGSAAYWEIDQYLVLNTATIASNLTEFKTTWEGLTLRMILAASTASSTPWSSSNYYKVDFANLTQFQNIYALMQCTPDISPSDCDNCLRLSMMNYQSCCGNNTGGYVMRPICFFRWQLFTFSKAFGNIALTPAPPPMRRPLTAPQPPSAGDPAKTPDINSIGVSAEIVVGITVPAVVIVLILFVLGFFLCWRRKPLQGIESESDSDVSTTSSLQYDFKTIEAATNKFSKSNKLGQGGFGQVYKGKFSNGTEVVVKKLSKVSGQDTKKFKNEVVHVSKIQHRSLVRLLGFCLEGEEKFLIYEFVPNKSLDYFLFDPEKQGELDWTQRYKIIGGIAQGILHLHQDPQLTIIYRDFKASNILLDADMNPKISDFGMATIFGMEESRGNTNWVAETFVYMSPEYAVHGKFSMKSDVYSFGILILEIISGKRNSNLYQIDETTTAGNLVTFAWKLWRNGSQLKLVDPSIGRNYQSNEVTRCIHIALLCVQENPEDRPTLATIIMMLTSNTITMPAPRTPGFFLQSRRELDPLSEGLESAG, translated from the exons ATGAAGCAGAGGAGTTTCTTAG ACCTCTTGAGCTTTGGTGTTGCCTCTGTTTCAGCACAAACATGCATACAGAACCGTAAGAGTTTCATACCCAACGGTACATACGATTCAATTCGCCGTctcatcctctcttctcttccttccgATGCCGCGTCTCAAGATGGTTTCTACTACGGTTCCATTGGAGAAGAGCCAAATCGAGTCTACGCATTAGGGATGTGCATCCCAGGATCAACTCCAAGTGACTGTTCGAATTGTCTAAAAGGCGCGGCAGGCTGGTTGATACAGGACTGCGTCAACCAAACAGACGCATATTATTGGGCACTTGATCCAACGTTGTGCCTTGTCCGCTACTCCAACATTTCTTTCTCAGGATCTGCAGCTTACTGGGAAATTGATCAGTATTTGGTCTTAAACACTGCAACCATCGCCTCAAATCTAACAGAGTTCAAGACAACTTGGGAAGGATTAACACTTCGTATGATTCTTGCTGCTTCCACAGCAAGCAGCACACCATGGTCCAGTAGTAATTATTACAAAGTTGATTTTGCAAACTTGACACAATTCCAGAATATATACGCGCTGATGCAATGCACGCCAGATATATCCCCGAGTGATTGTGACAACTGTTTGCGACTAAGCATGATGAACTACCAGTCATGCTGTGGAAATAATACAGGAGGCTATGTTATGAGACCAATCTGTTTTTTCCGGTGGCAGTTGTTTACATTTTCAAAGGCTTTTGGTAACATTGCTTTGACTCCAGCTCCTCCTCCGATGAGACGTCCTCTGACTGCGCCACAACCACCTTCCGCTGGTGACCCGGCCAAGACGCCAGACATTA ATAGCATAGGAGTTTCAGCTGAAATTGTAGTGGGGATTACTGTTCCAGCAGTTGTTATCGTCTtgatactttttgttttaggatttttccTTTGCTGGAGGAGAAAGCCATTGCAAGGAATTGAATCTGAAT CTGATAGTGATGTTTCAACTACAAGTTCATTGCAATACGATTTTAAGACAATTGAAGCTGCAACGAATAAGTTTTCGAAGAGTAATAAGCTCGGCCAAGGTGGATTTGGCCAAGTTTACAAG GGTAAGTTTTCAAATGGAACAGAAGTTGTTGTGAAGAAGCTCTCGAAAGTGTCAGGACAAGACACAAAAAAGTTCAAGAATGAGGTTGTTCATGTATCAAAAATTCAACATAGGAGTCTGGTTAGGCTTCTTGGCTTCTGTTTGGAAGGAGAGGAAAAGTTTTTGATCTACGAATTTGTTCCCAACAAAAGCCTTGACTATTTTTTATTCG ATCCTGAGAAGCAAGGTGAGCTAGACTGGACTCAGCGATACAAGATTATTGGAGGGATTGCTCAAGGGATTCTACATCTTCATCAAGATCCACAGCTCACAATCATATACCGTGACTTCAAAGCCAGCAACATTCTCTTGGATGCCGACATGAACccaaaaatttcagattttggaaTGGCCACAATTTTTGGAATGGAGGAAAGTCGAGGCAATACGAACTGGGTAGCTGAAACCTT CGTTTACATGTCTCCCGAGTATGCCGTGCATGGCAAATTCTCCATGAAGTCTGACGTTTATAGCTTTGGAATCTTAATTCTTGAGATTATAAGCGGAAAGAGGAATAGTAACCTCTACCAGATCGATGAAACTACTACTGCTGGCAACTTGGTCACCTTT GCTTGGAAGCTTTGGAGAAATGGCTCGCAACTAAAGCTGGTGGATCCGTCCATTGGGAGGAACTATCAGAGTAATGAAGTCACCAGATGTATCCATATCGCGCTTTTATGTGTTCAAGAAAATCCAGAAGACCGTCCAACGTTAGCAACCATTATCATGATGCTCACCAGTAACACAATCACTATGCCAGCACCTCGCACACCGGGCTTTTTCCTGCAAAGCAGGCGTGAACTGGATCCACTATCTGAGGGATTAGAGTCGGCCGGTTGA
- the LOC104727804 gene encoding cysteine-rich receptor-like protein kinase 21, with translation MQKKKMVDLPAVFWFLLLLISSCAVSTPTCIKRSDFFKANGRYEKNLRAMLLSLPNRVTANECFYKTPFQPGPDIAYGLGMCSRGTTTQACSECIKSVSDNLLQTCPNQTEAIDWSYRDSVCLVRYSNHMIHGSFDYGFLWSDYKEYKDIPANLTEFKTTWQTLMRRVINKVDMLLYANSTQELGSSPFPTIYAIAQCNKDLTLSTCNECLQQFLDNNRSCCRGIQGGYIARTSCFMQWDLHPLPQLFGNLLTPPELSNGQTITTKKDGKNLSTGSIVAISVVSIAVITILLTLGFVVFRRKKAYQASASANGYLSVPRRPRRTYGTALPHDAADDITTSSSSLRFDFRAIKAATSNFHKSNKLGHGGFGSVYKGMFPNGTEVAAKRLSKTSDQGEKEFKNEVLLVAKLQHRNLVRLLGFSAEGEEKILVYEFVPNKSLDHFLFDPIKRVQLDWARRHNIIEGITRGILYLHQDSRLTIIHRDLKASNILLDTEMNPKIADFGMARNFRVNQTEANTGRVVGTFGYMPPEYVANGQFSTKSDVYSFGVLILEIIGGKKNSSFHRIDGSISNLVTHVWRLRNNASLLELVDPAIGENYDKDEVIRCIHIGLLCVQENPGDRPSMSTIFRMLTNASITLPVPQPPGFFFRERTEPNPLVERLLPGPSTSMSFTCSVDDASITSVRPR, from the exons atgcaaaagaagaagatggtcgACTTGCCAGCCGTCTTCTGGTTTTTGCTACTGCTCATAAGCTCATGTGCTGTCTCTACACCAACCTGCATTAAGAGATCTGATTTTTTCAAAGCCAATGGTCGTTACGAGAAAAACCTCCGAGCCATGCTATTGTCTCTGCCTAACCGTGTCACGGCTAATGAATGCTTCTACAAGACTCCGTTCCAGCCCGGTCCAGACATAGCATATGGTCTAGGGATGTGTAGCCGAGGTACTACAACACAGGCTTGTTCTGAATGTATCAAGAGTGTGTCTGATAACTTACTACAGACATGTCCTAACCAGACAGAAGCTATAGACTGGAGTTATAGAGACTCGGTTTGTTTGGTACGCTACTCAAACCACATGATTCACGGATCGTTTGATTATGGATTTTTGTGGTCAGATTATAAGGAGTATAAAGATATCCCAGCCAACTTGACGGAGTTTAAAACTACCTGGCAGACTTTGATGCGTCGTGTGATAAACAAGGTTGATATGTTGTTGTACGCCAACAGCACACAAGAGCTTGGGTCGTCCCCATTCCCAACAATATATGCAATCGCACAATGCAATAAAGACCTAACCCTATCGACCTGCAATGAATGTCTACAACAGTTTCTGGATAATAATAGGTCATGCTGCCGTGGGATACAAGGAGGCTATATTGCGAGGACGAGCTGTTTCATGCAATGGGATCTACATCCACTTCCGCAATTATTCGGGAATCTGCTAACACCTCCTGAATTATCTAACGGTCAAACCATCACAACTAAGAAAG ATGGCAAAAATTTATCTACAGGAAGTATTGTGGCAATTTCAGTTGTTTCCATCGCCGTGATCACTATACTGCTTACTCttggatttgttgtttttaGGAGGAAAAAAGCTTACCAAGCGTCTGCAAGTGCAA ATGGTTATTTATCTGTTCCAAGGAGACCGAGGAGGACTTACGGTACTGCATTGCCACATGATG CTGCGGATGATATTACAACGTCTTCAAGTTCACTTCGATTTGATTTTAGAGCAATTAAAGCTGCAACAAGTAACTTTCATAAGAGTAACAAGCTTGGTCATGGTGGATTTGGTTCAGTTTACAAG GGTATGTTTCCGAATGGAACAGAAGTTGCTGCAAAGAGACTATCTAAAACATCAGATCAAGGTGAGaaagagttcaagaacgaggtGCTTCTTGTAGCAAAGCTACAACATAGAAATCTTGTTAGACTTCTCGGGTTTTCGgctgaaggagaagagaagatactAGTTTACGAGTTTGTTCCCAACAAAAGTCTCGATCATTTCCTTTTCG ACCCGATAAAGAGGGTTCAACTGGATTGGGCAAGACGACACAACATTATTGAGGGAATCACTCGAGGAATTCtctatcttcatcaagattcacggCTTACAATCATACACCGTGACCTCAAAGCAAGCAACATTCTCTTAGACACGGAGATGAATCCAAAAATAGCTGATTTTGGTATGGCTAGAAACTTCAGAGTTAATCAAACTGAAGCAAATACAGGAAGAGTAGTTGGCACATT CGGTTACATGCCACCTGAGTATGTAGCAAATGGGCAGTTCTCGACGAAATCTGATGTGTATAGCTTTGGAGTATTGATTCTGGAAATTATTGGTGGCAAGAAGAATAGTAGTTTCCATAGGATAGATGGTTCAATAAGCAACTTGGTCACACAT GTTTGGAGGCTTCGGAACAATGCATCATTGTTGGAACTCGTAGATCCAGCCATTGGGGAGAACTATGATAAGGATGAAGTCATTAGATGCATCCACATAGGGTTATTATGCGTTCAAGAAAATCCAGGAGACCGTCCAAGCATGTCTACAATATTTCGAATGCTCACTAATGCTTCAATTACTCTACCTGTGCCTCAACCACCTGGATTTTTCTTTAGGGAAAGAACCGAGCCGAACCCATTAGTCGAGAGATTACTGCCTGGTCCGTCTACTAGCATGTCTTTTACTTGTTCAGTCGATGATGCCTCGATCACGAGTGTTAGACCTCGTTAA
- the LOC109125161 gene encoding cysteine-rich receptor-like protein kinase 19, which produces MRKLHHVKLKSQGSRTMSSLVSFISLFLFSVLTSFKASAQNPNYLGRFCPNTTTYSRNSTYFTNLKTLLSSLSSRNASYSTGFRTATAGQAPDKVTGLFLCRGDGSAEVCRSCVTFAVNETLTWCPYEREVVLYYEECMLRYSHRNILSTLTYDGYVFMQNPNNISYNQNQIERFIASVSSTMSRAATEAAKSSRKLCAIKTELNTLQTFYGLLQCTPDLTRRDCMSCLLRLVGRMSFGRIGARLFNPNCITRYELYAFYNETGIKTLPISALPPGTAPSPPSPPISISSPRPGEGGNSSVIVIAVVIPITVLFLLFIAVFCFRTKRKRMIHETEPLAGDGDDIKSAGSLQFDFRAIEAATDNFSESKKLGQGGFGQVYKGTFPSGVQVAVKRLSKTSGQGEREFENEVIVVAKLQHRNLVKLLGYCLEGEEKILVYEFVANKSLDYFLFDSRMQIQLDWTRRYKIIGGIARGILYLHQDSRLTIIHRDLKAGNILLDADMNPKVADFGMARIFGMDQTEANTRRVVGTYGYMSHEYAMYGHFSMKSDVYSFGVLVLEIISGMKNSSLYQMDGSVGNLVTYTWRLWSNGSPLELVDPSFGDSYQINEITRCIHIALLCVQEDVEHRPTMSAIVQMLTTSSIALAVPKQPGFFFRGRQEQIREVATSVDRLAPCSIDDASITSVAPR; this is translated from the exons ATGAGAAAGCTCCATCATGTGAAACTCAAATCTCAAGGAAGTCGAACCATGTCTTCTTTGGTATCTTTCATCTCCCTTTTCCTGTTCTCAGTTCTCACTAGCTTCAAAGCTTCTGCTCAAAATCCTAATTACCTAGGTCGTTTTTGTCCAAATACGACAACATATTCAAGGAACAGCACTTACTTCAccaatctcaaaacccttttgtcctctctctcttcccgtAACGCCTCTTACTCCACCGGTTTCCGAACCGCCACGGCGGGACAAGCCCCCGACAAGGTCACAGGACTTTTCCTCTGTCGCGGAGACGGGTCGGCGGAAGTATGTCGTAGCTGCGTCACCTTTGCCGTTAACGAAACCTTAACTTGGTGTCCGTATGAGAGAGAGGTTGTGCTCTATTACGAAGAGTGTATGCTCAGATACTCTCACAGGAATATTCTATCGACCCTTACGTACGACGGATATGTATTCATGCAAAACCCGaataatatttcttataatcaaaatcaaatagaaCGGTTCATAGCTTCGGTGTCCTCCACGATGAGCCGAGCTGCCACCGAAGCAGCCAAAAGTTCTAGAAAATTATGTGCGATAAAGACCGAATTGAACACATTGCAGACTTTTTACGGGCTGCTTCAGTGCACTCCTGATCTTACAAGACGGGACTGCATGAGCTGTTTGCTACGTTTGGTCGGTCGAATGTCTTTTGGCCGAATTGGAGCAAGACTTTTTAATCCGAATTGTATTACAAGGTACGAGCTTTATGCGTTTTACAACGAAACCGGCATTAAAACACTACCAATATCAGCCCTTCCACCTGGTACAGCTCCTTCTCCACCATCACCGCCGATTTCAATATCCTCACCACGACCTG GAGAAGGTGGAAACTCATCTGTCATAGTTATCGCTGTTGTTATTCCAATCACcgtcctttttcttcttttcatagCTGTTTTTTGTTTCCGGACTAAGAGAAAGAGGATGATTCATGAGACAGAACCACTAGCTGGAG ATGGGGATGATATTAAGAGTGCAGGCTCACTTCAATTTGATTTTAGGGCAATTGAGGCAGCCACAGATAATTTTTCGGAAAGTAAAAAACTCGGTCAAGGTGGATTCGGCCAAGTCTACAAG GGTACATTTCCTAGTGGAGTACAAGTTGCGGTGAAAAGGCTATCGAAGACATCAGGGCAAGGTGAAAGAGAGTTCGAAAACGAAGTTATTGTTGTGGCAAAGCTTCAACACCGCAATTTGGTCAAACTTCTAGGATATTGTTTGGAAGGAGAGGAAAAGATACTTGTATATGAGTTTGTGGCCAACAAAAGCCTCGATTACTTCCTCTTTG ACTCTAGAATGCAGATCCAACTTGACTGGACAAGACGGTACAAGATCATTGGAGGAATTGCTAGAGGAATTCTTTATCTTCACCAAGATTCACGACTCACAATTATCCACCGTGACCTCAAAGCGGGCAACATCCTCTTGGACGCTGATATGAACCCGAAAGTTGCAGATTTTGGAATGGCGAGAATTTTTGGGATGGACCAAACGGAAGCCAATACAAGAAGAGTTGTTGGAACTTA TGGATACATGTCTCATGAGTATGCAATGTACGGCCACTTCTCCATGAAATCAGATGTATATAGTTTTGGGGTCTTAGTTCTTGAGATTATAAGTGGCATGAAGAACAGTAGTCTCTATCAAATGGATGGTAGTGTTGGTAACTTGGTTACATAT ACTTGGAGATTATGGAGCAATGGGTCGCCGTTAGAGCTTGTGGATCCATCCTTTGGAGATAGCTATCAAATAAATGAAATTACTAGGTGTATCCATATCGCTTTACTTTGTGTTCAAGAAGATGTTGAACATCGTCCAACTATGTCAGCAATCGTCCAAATGCTCACTACTAGCTCAATAGCTCTCGCCGTGCCTAAACAACCTGGATTTTTCTTTCGGGGTAGGCAGGAACAAATAAGAGAAGTTGCTACATCTGTGGATAGGCTTGCTCCGTGTTCAATCGATGATGCTTCCATTACTAGTGTTGCCCCTCGTTGA